ACCGGATTTGATGGATCGGGCGTCCACACCGGCGCGACGGGGAGCTGAACGTTCAAGCCACCGAACTTCACGCCGGTCACCTGCTGCACCATCTGCCTGAAATTCTCCGGATCCGCGGCGATAAACGTCGTCGTCGCAGCTCGCTTCGACTTGCGCGACTTGCGCTTCGTGACCCTTCCGCTAGTGGGAACGCTCCGGCACTGCAGCTTCGAGACGGGGGCGTCGTTCTCAGAGCCGCCGGAAGGGGTCGGCGTTGCATCCGGCTTAGCGAATAGAGAGCCGACCATTCCGGCGGAGAAAACGTCGGAAGTAGTAGTACTGGTGAATGAGCTCTGCAGAGCCTTCGTTATCGCATCATTTTCCTTGGTGAAAACATCGGAAATCCAAGCATCCGCGGCAAAGGCCGGCCGGAACGACCACGGCTGCTCGATCGTCGTCAGATTATCGTAAGAAgccatttctttttctcaaaatcaacaagaagaaaaacgcTTTCGTTCAAAACAAACACATTCTTGGTATAAGCTAAAAGGATAGTCCTGTTTTTACACATATATAGCTTAAAGAGTTCCAACACTGAATAATACAGTGAGGGGGTGAgtgaagagagaagagaggggAGAGATTTATGGATGAGAGGGTGGTGAAGGCTGAAGGGTCAATAAATAGGGCGGTGGTGGGGTGGGGAGGAAGGAACCTCGTTCCTTTGGACACGCAGCAGGCTGACATGTACGGAACCTACACTTTTTAAACTTGCTTGTAGAGGACTAATTATTAGTTATATGCGTCCCAAATATATTAATGGGAAATTTTTGTTCCCAATCATCTCATTTAAAtctgaaccaattatatgtCAGATACAACgtacttgtcatgtgattaatgtataatttataaaaaatagtcaaTTATGGAGCAAATATCCCACACTTGTTCTATGACTAAATTGGTTCGACTGAACTagatttggacaaaaattttCCTACATTAATTACCCAAAAATTTACTCCAAATTGAGTATTCTCGtagttgaattaattatataataaatataatatatttatattttaattaagagataattatattgttcttTATatgatttggtgtaattatgtataatttttttatagcttga
This Sesamum indicum cultivar Zhongzhi No. 13 linkage group LG5, S_indicum_v1.0, whole genome shotgun sequence DNA region includes the following protein-coding sequences:
- the LOC105162823 gene encoding calmodulin-binding protein 25-like; the encoded protein is MASYDNLTTIEQPWSFRPAFAADAWISDVFTKENDAITKALQSSFTSTTTSDVFSAGMVGSLFAKPDATPTPSGGSENDAPVSKLQCRSVPTSGRVTKRKSRKSKRAATTTFIAADPENFRQMVQQVTGVKFGGLNVQLPVAPVWTPDPSNPVQPGGGLPTLDASAFLLDGSVSSLVSQPYAAVGDGGAAATERYFDSFCSFPTLESWKAM